A genome region from Hymenobacter chitinivorans DSM 11115 includes the following:
- a CDS encoding T9SS type A sorting domain-containing protein → MSSLLTSVEAEEEDEEDEDRRDRPDLAMLQEFNRTRDPATGTVPRERLIAARARAEALLSQQAAQRAVAGSLASASWTEKGPSNVGGRVRAILIDPADATGNTVWVGSVGGGLWKSTNATSATPTWVSVDGFMANLAITSLVYDPTNPDIMYLGTGEGYYNADAIRGLGIWKSTDHGVTWTQLASTSPSTSQDFYRVQRLAVQPSTGYVFAATRTGLFRSKDKGATWTAVLQPSGIRMADVKISANGTIFVGAGIFQTGGIYRSTDNGDTWTNLNTLAGSGLPTTGYSRIELACAPSDASRVYAIVTTTADVLMNIYMSKDGGTTWGTIRKPGGNSFDFTSGQGWYALAIGVSPTSPNTLYVGGLDLWITTNADTPQSGNPNSGATWTQTSIWYNPKTNSDYVHADHHAVAWVPTSSGTATKAFFASDGGIAYSANANSTTPTYGQRNTGLNITQFYALALHPSDVDYFLAGAQDNGTQRYTKTGGQVTTEATGGDGAFCFIDQNEPQFQFTAYVYAQYRRSTNSGAAFTNLNLSSSAGQFINPTDYDSRSNTLYGGWTVDRFFRLPNATTAAASAVSNVLLATGAGMVTHVTVSPNNQDRLFVGTEPDFSATTPGPGHLYRVDNAASTTPTVTLLYTAPAGLSISSVAVETGNDAHLLMTISNYSATEAKVLETKEGTNTGSATVAAATWTKRQGDLPDMPVRWAVFDPTNNKRAMLATELGVWSTDDLTAASPVWKPSSTGLANVRVDMLRIRASDQQVVAATHGRGLFTSDILKDQPLPVELTSFTGQMTSQGVALRWKTASEKNSLRFEVERAAKDQSFQLLTKVAAAGTTSVAHTYAHTDATVGTGLYYYRLRQVDQDGKTSYSPVVTVDIKPSSAPLLTGLYPNPFEQNFTLELREPMRGDILTTLTDMQGRLVFSATTQSPSRVLPVTVPATVKPGNYVLTVRAQGQQATRRVIHR, encoded by the coding sequence GTGTCTTCTCTGCTGACTTCAGTTGAGGCAGAAGAGGAAGATGAGGAGGATGAGGACCGGCGGGACCGTCCGGATCTGGCCATGTTGCAGGAGTTCAACCGGACGCGGGACCCTGCCACCGGTACCGTACCCCGCGAACGGCTGATTGCGGCCCGCGCCCGGGCCGAAGCGCTACTCTCCCAGCAAGCGGCCCAGCGGGCCGTAGCTGGTTCGTTGGCCTCTGCCAGCTGGACGGAAAAAGGACCTTCCAACGTGGGCGGACGAGTACGTGCCATTCTGATTGATCCGGCCGATGCTACGGGCAACACCGTATGGGTGGGCTCGGTAGGTGGTGGCCTGTGGAAAAGCACCAATGCTACCAGCGCTACACCCACCTGGGTGAGCGTGGATGGCTTTATGGCCAACTTGGCTATTACGTCGCTGGTATATGATCCTACCAACCCGGATATCATGTACCTGGGCACGGGCGAAGGCTACTACAATGCCGATGCCATCCGGGGCCTGGGCATCTGGAAATCGACCGATCATGGCGTGACCTGGACCCAGCTGGCTAGCACCTCACCGTCCACCAGCCAAGACTTTTACCGGGTGCAGCGCCTGGCCGTGCAGCCTAGCACGGGCTATGTTTTTGCCGCCACCCGCACGGGGCTGTTTCGCAGCAAAGACAAAGGAGCTACCTGGACGGCCGTGCTGCAGCCCAGCGGTATTAGAATGGCCGACGTGAAGATCAGCGCCAACGGGACGATTTTCGTGGGCGCGGGTATTTTCCAAACCGGCGGTATCTACCGGTCCACCGACAACGGCGACACCTGGACTAACCTCAACACCCTGGCGGGCTCGGGGCTGCCCACCACGGGCTACAGCCGTATTGAGCTGGCCTGCGCCCCCAGCGACGCTAGCCGCGTGTATGCCATCGTTACGACGACTGCCGACGTGCTGATGAACATCTACATGTCGAAGGATGGCGGTACTACCTGGGGCACGATTCGCAAGCCCGGTGGCAACTCCTTTGACTTCACCAGCGGGCAGGGCTGGTACGCGCTGGCTATCGGCGTATCGCCCACGAGCCCTAACACGCTGTACGTAGGCGGGCTCGACTTATGGATTACAACCAATGCCGATACGCCTCAGTCGGGTAACCCCAATTCGGGCGCTACCTGGACCCAGACATCTATTTGGTATAACCCCAAAACCAACAGCGACTATGTGCACGCCGACCACCACGCCGTGGCCTGGGTGCCTACCAGCTCGGGTACCGCAACGAAGGCATTTTTTGCCAGCGACGGAGGTATTGCCTACTCGGCCAATGCCAACTCGACGACGCCAACCTACGGGCAGCGCAATACCGGGTTGAACATCACCCAGTTTTATGCCCTAGCCCTGCACCCCAGCGACGTGGACTACTTCCTGGCCGGTGCGCAGGACAACGGTACGCAGCGCTATACCAAAACTGGCGGCCAGGTTACGACGGAAGCTACCGGCGGCGACGGGGCTTTCTGCTTTATTGACCAGAACGAACCTCAATTCCAGTTTACGGCCTACGTGTATGCCCAGTACCGGCGCTCCACGAACAGCGGCGCCGCGTTTACCAACCTGAACTTGAGCAGCTCTGCCGGACAGTTCATCAACCCGACCGACTACGACAGCCGCAGCAACACGCTGTACGGGGGCTGGACGGTTGACCGGTTTTTCCGCCTGCCCAACGCCACCACGGCTGCCGCGTCGGCGGTGAGCAACGTGCTGCTGGCCACCGGGGCTGGCATGGTAACCCACGTGACGGTTTCGCCCAACAACCAGGACCGCCTGTTTGTGGGCACCGAGCCGGACTTTTCGGCGACTACCCCCGGCCCCGGCCACCTATACCGCGTCGATAACGCCGCTTCGACCACGCCCACGGTGACGCTGCTGTACACGGCTCCGGCGGGTTTGTCGATATCGAGCGTGGCCGTGGAAACCGGCAACGACGCTCACCTGCTGATGACCATCTCGAACTACAGCGCCACCGAAGCCAAGGTGCTGGAAACCAAGGAAGGCACGAACACCGGTAGCGCTACGGTAGCCGCTGCCACCTGGACCAAGCGCCAAGGTGACCTGCCCGACATGCCCGTGCGCTGGGCCGTATTCGACCCGACCAATAACAAGCGCGCCATGCTGGCCACCGAGCTGGGCGTGTGGAGCACCGACGACCTGACAGCTGCCAGCCCGGTGTGGAAGCCCTCCAGCACCGGCCTGGCCAACGTGCGCGTCGACATGCTGCGCATCCGCGCCTCCGACCAGCAGGTTGTGGCCGCTACCCACGGCCGGGGCCTGTTTACCTCCGATATTCTCAAAGACCAGCCGCTGCCAGTGGAGCTGACCAGCTTCACGGGGCAGATGACCAGCCAGGGCGTGGCGCTGCGCTGGAAAACGGCTTCGGAGAAAAACTCGCTGCGTTTCGAGGTGGAGCGGGCCGCCAAAGACCAGAGCTTCCAGCTGCTGACCAAGGTAGCCGCCGCTGGCACGACCAGCGTGGCGCACACGTACGCCCACACCGATGCTACCGTGGGAACCGGCCTCTACTACTACCGCCTGCGGCAGGTAGACCAGGACGGCAAGACGTCGTACTCGCCCGTGGTGACGGTTGACATCAAACCCAGTTCGGCCCCTTTGCTGACGGGCTTGTACCCCAACCCCTTCGAGCAAAACTTCACGCTGGAGCTGCGCGAGCCTATGCGCGGCGACATCCTGACCACGCTGACCGACATGCAGGGCCGTCTGGTGTTCAGCGCCACAACCCAGAGCCCAAGCCGAGTGTTGCCCGTGACAGTGCCTGCCACTGTGAAGCCCGGCAACTACGTGCTGACGGTGCGCGCCCAGGGCCAGCAGGCCACCCGCCGCGTAATTCACCGGTAG
- the rpoN gene encoding RNA polymerase factor sigma-54 — translation MQRLDMKQLLSQKLSPQQIQFIKLLQIPTAELEARIKEELEVNPALEEGDENTDDELEDQEREDDDSDDADDYDDPDSEFDNDDNTLDEDFDAGSEEQPEIEVPTKDDDPVEATKDNEELDLGDYLNDDEIAGYKMQGDGPGEPDDDREMPLADTGASLTDALLDQLGFADLDEKQEAIGRQLIGSIDNDGYIRRDLSAIANDLAFSQNIEADEAEIEGVLHVIQSFDPAGIAARDLQECLLLQLERRHQDEVTEHAERILTETFDEFTKKHYPRIQQKLDLEDDELKEAIALILRLNPKPGGTGPVGMGKVQYIIPDFILTNDNGVFNLTLNARNAPDLRVAPAYTEMFQTYDKAAKKDKKMKEAVTFVKQKLDSARWFIDAIKQRQQTLLRTMDSIVRYQHDFFLEGDESKLRPMILKDIATEIGMDISTVSRVANSKSVQTEFGIYPLKYFFSEGIATDSGEDASSREVKHILKEIIEGEQKNKPLSDDKLEKMLNARGYNIARRTVAKYREQLNIPVARLRKEL, via the coding sequence ATGCAAAGACTTGACATGAAGCAGCTTCTCTCGCAGAAGTTGTCTCCCCAACAGATACAGTTCATTAAGCTGCTGCAAATCCCGACAGCAGAGCTGGAGGCGCGCATCAAGGAAGAGCTGGAAGTAAACCCGGCCCTGGAAGAAGGCGACGAAAACACCGACGACGAGCTCGAAGATCAGGAGCGCGAAGACGACGATTCGGACGATGCCGACGACTACGACGACCCGGATTCCGAGTTCGACAACGACGACAATACCCTCGATGAGGATTTCGACGCGGGCAGCGAGGAGCAGCCCGAAATCGAGGTACCGACCAAGGACGACGACCCGGTGGAAGCTACCAAGGACAACGAGGAGCTGGACCTGGGCGACTACCTCAACGACGACGAAATAGCCGGCTATAAGATGCAGGGCGACGGGCCCGGCGAGCCCGACGACGACCGGGAAATGCCCCTGGCCGACACCGGCGCCTCCCTCACCGACGCCCTACTCGACCAGCTGGGCTTTGCCGACCTCGACGAAAAGCAGGAAGCCATTGGCCGCCAGCTTATCGGCTCCATCGACAACGACGGCTACATCCGCCGCGACCTGTCGGCCATTGCCAACGACCTGGCTTTTTCCCAGAACATCGAGGCCGACGAAGCCGAAATTGAGGGCGTGCTGCACGTGATTCAGAGCTTCGACCCGGCCGGTATTGCCGCCCGCGACTTGCAGGAGTGCCTGCTGCTGCAGCTGGAGCGCCGCCACCAGGACGAAGTAACCGAGCACGCCGAGCGGATTCTGACCGAAACCTTCGACGAGTTTACCAAGAAGCACTACCCCCGCATTCAGCAGAAGCTGGATTTGGAGGACGATGAGCTCAAGGAAGCTATTGCCCTGATTTTGCGGCTTAATCCCAAGCCCGGCGGCACCGGCCCGGTGGGCATGGGCAAGGTGCAGTACATCATCCCCGACTTCATCCTGACCAACGACAACGGCGTGTTCAACCTTACCCTGAACGCGCGCAACGCCCCGGACCTGCGGGTGGCCCCGGCCTACACCGAGATGTTCCAGACCTACGACAAGGCGGCCAAGAAGGACAAGAAGATGAAGGAGGCCGTGACCTTCGTCAAGCAGAAGCTCGACTCGGCCCGCTGGTTTATCGACGCCATCAAGCAGCGCCAGCAAACCCTGCTCCGCACCATGGACTCCATCGTGCGCTACCAGCACGACTTCTTCCTGGAAGGCGACGAAAGCAAGCTGCGGCCCATGATTCTGAAGGACATAGCCACCGAAATCGGCATGGACATCAGCACCGTGAGCCGGGTGGCCAACTCCAAATCGGTGCAGACCGAATTCGGCATTTACCCGCTCAAGTACTTCTTCTCCGAGGGTATTGCCACCGACTCGGGCGAGGACGCCAGCTCGCGGGAGGTGAAGCACATCCTGAAGGAAATCATTGAGGGGGAGCAGAAAAACAAGCCCCTGAGCGACGACAAGCTGGAAAAGATGCTCAACGCCCGCGGCTACAACATTGCCCGGCGCACCGTGGCCAAGTACCGGGAGCAGCTCAATATTCCGGTAGCCCGCCTGCGCAAGGAGTTGTAG
- a CDS encoding T9SS type A sorting domain-containing protein — MKSSTSRTRQWWAMLLLGVTTVSGGSLYLWQHGGTKAMAQSLEQRLEGEEEEENEDRPDLALEQDVERTLDPALGTVPRERLLVAQEYAQQLLAQRASRRLPVSSLTQTTWVERGPNNVGGRIRALVVDPADATGNTVWAGTAGGGLWKTTTGAATTPIWQSVDNFFANLAVTAIAFQPSNTNIMYFGTGEGYYNADAVRGLGIWKSTDHGVTWTQLTSTARSANFQYILKIAVHPVTGDVYAATRAGLFRSTNGGTSWDKVLGAGTGAVIDRVSDIEISADNKIYVGMGIQAGDAIYRSTTGNAGSWVNLNTAANSGLPTTGYERIELACAPSDANRVYAMFQSTSDALLDIYRSNDGGATWTALNKPRWENSDDFTRGQAWYDLSIGVAPNDANKIYVGGVDLFRTLDASATPVVWQQATYWSTAKTNPGYSHADQHAVAFASNDGNMAYFGSDGGVSLSTNAFDPSTTPVFKQRNNGLNVTQYYAAAIHPTLPNYFLAGAQDNGTQKFTAAGLNNTTDASGGDGAFCFIDEDEPQFQFTAYVYSNYYRSFNSGATFPRVINNNNGSFINPTDYDSKHNTMYAGSTAGTLFVWPEATTKNVTTTLTLPSGAGTVTHVTVSKKVDDRVYVGTNTGKVIRIDNALAVAPATPTFTEIRTGTGSVSCVAVDPNDEAHLLLTYSNYGVVSVWETTNGGTAWRNVEGNLPDMPIRWAIFDPANGKRALLATELGVWGTDDLSATGVSWDPANTGMANVRVDMLRMRTSDKQIVAATHGRGLFTTDAFLVLSNKGAITVNNKFIGSVYPNPFVQTLNVDLSQAAAAGTTATLTDLQGRVVFKADVKTAERQLRLNVPASLSAGMYTLTVRDAKQTATRQVMLRR; from the coding sequence GTGAAATCATCTACTTCACGTACCCGGCAGTGGTGGGCTATGCTCTTGTTGGGCGTCACCACCGTTTCCGGCGGTAGCCTGTACCTGTGGCAGCACGGCGGCACCAAGGCCATGGCCCAATCCCTCGAACAGCGCCTGGAGGGCGAAGAAGAAGAGGAAAACGAAGACCGCCCCGATCTGGCCCTGGAGCAGGACGTTGAGCGCACGCTCGATCCGGCTCTGGGTACCGTGCCCCGGGAGCGGCTGCTAGTAGCCCAAGAATACGCCCAGCAGCTGCTGGCGCAGCGGGCCTCCCGCCGCCTGCCCGTGAGCAGCCTTACCCAAACGACGTGGGTAGAGCGTGGTCCTAACAACGTGGGCGGCCGGATCCGGGCCCTGGTAGTCGACCCCGCCGACGCCACCGGCAACACCGTGTGGGCTGGTACCGCTGGTGGTGGCCTCTGGAAAACCACGACCGGCGCTGCCACCACCCCCATCTGGCAGAGTGTGGATAACTTCTTCGCCAACCTGGCCGTGACGGCTATTGCCTTCCAGCCCAGCAACACCAACATCATGTACTTCGGTACGGGTGAAGGCTACTACAATGCTGACGCCGTCCGCGGCCTGGGCATCTGGAAATCGACCGACCACGGCGTAACCTGGACGCAGCTTACCAGCACGGCCCGCAGCGCTAACTTCCAGTACATCCTTAAAATTGCCGTCCACCCGGTTACCGGCGACGTGTACGCCGCTACCCGCGCGGGACTTTTCCGCAGCACCAACGGCGGCACGAGCTGGGATAAAGTTCTCGGGGCTGGTACCGGCGCCGTTATCGACCGGGTATCTGACATCGAAATCAGCGCCGACAACAAGATCTACGTGGGCATGGGTATCCAGGCCGGCGACGCCATCTACCGCTCTACTACGGGCAATGCCGGCAGCTGGGTAAACCTGAATACGGCCGCCAACTCAGGTTTGCCAACGACCGGGTACGAGCGGATTGAGCTGGCCTGCGCCCCGAGCGATGCTAACCGCGTGTACGCCATGTTCCAGAGCACTTCGGATGCTCTGCTCGATATCTACCGCTCCAACGACGGTGGTGCTACCTGGACGGCCCTGAACAAGCCCCGGTGGGAAAACTCCGACGACTTCACCCGCGGCCAGGCCTGGTATGATTTGTCCATCGGCGTAGCGCCCAACGATGCCAACAAGATTTACGTGGGCGGAGTAGACCTGTTCCGTACCCTGGACGCCAGCGCTACGCCCGTGGTGTGGCAACAGGCTACCTACTGGAGCACCGCCAAAACCAACCCGGGCTACTCCCACGCCGACCAGCACGCGGTGGCTTTTGCCTCTAACGACGGTAACATGGCCTACTTCGGGAGCGACGGGGGCGTGTCGCTTTCCACAAATGCCTTCGACCCGAGCACGACTCCGGTATTCAAACAGCGTAACAACGGCCTGAACGTAACCCAGTACTACGCTGCTGCCATTCACCCCACGCTGCCGAACTACTTCCTGGCCGGCGCGCAGGACAACGGCACGCAGAAGTTTACGGCGGCGGGCCTGAATAATACCACCGATGCTTCGGGTGGGGATGGTGCTTTCTGCTTTATTGACGAGGACGAGCCCCAGTTCCAGTTCACGGCCTACGTGTACAGCAACTACTACCGCTCTTTCAACAGCGGTGCAACCTTCCCGCGGGTAATCAACAACAACAACGGTTCGTTTATTAACCCCACCGACTACGACAGCAAGCACAATACGATGTACGCTGGCTCTACGGCCGGAACCTTGTTTGTGTGGCCCGAGGCAACAACCAAAAACGTGACCACCACGCTGACCCTGCCTTCGGGTGCGGGTACCGTAACGCACGTAACGGTTTCGAAAAAAGTGGACGACCGGGTGTACGTTGGTACCAACACGGGTAAAGTAATCCGCATTGATAACGCCCTGGCAGTAGCTCCGGCTACTCCCACCTTTACCGAAATCCGCACCGGTACGGGCTCGGTTTCCTGCGTGGCCGTAGACCCCAACGACGAAGCTCACCTGCTGCTGACTTACTCTAACTATGGCGTGGTTAGCGTGTGGGAAACCACCAACGGTGGCACCGCATGGCGCAACGTGGAAGGCAACCTGCCGGATATGCCAATCCGCTGGGCCATTTTCGACCCCGCCAACGGCAAGCGGGCCTTGCTCGCTACTGAGCTGGGCGTGTGGGGTACCGATGACCTGTCGGCTACTGGCGTAAGCTGGGATCCTGCCAACACCGGCATGGCCAACGTGCGCGTCGACATGCTGCGCATGCGGACTTCCGACAAGCAAATCGTAGCCGCTACCCACGGCCGGGGCCTGTTTACGACGGATGCTTTCCTGGTACTGTCTAACAAAGGAGCCATAACGGTCAACAACAAGTTTATCGGCAGCGTGTATCCCAACCCGTTTGTGCAGACGCTAAACGTAGATCTGAGCCAGGCTGCCGCCGCCGGCACCACGGCTACTTTGACCGACCTGCAGGGCCGCGTGGTGTTCAAAGCTGACGTGAAAACGGCCGAGCGCCAACTGCGGTTGAACGTACCCGCCAGCCTGAGCGCCGGAATGTATACGCTCACTGTCCGCGACGCGAAGCAGACGGCTACTCGCCAGGTGATGCTGCGCCGCTAA
- a CDS encoding FAD-dependent oxidoreductase, whose amino-acid sequence MSSQPVSAPDSATAEPLTIMGAGLVGSLLSLFLARRGHQVDVYERRADMRRGGAVEGRSINLALSDRGWRALEAVGIGDEIRQVAIPMYRRVMHDVHGNLSFQPYGKDNQAIYSVSRAGLNRTLLTLAEAEPRIRLHFNQQLTSLDPRHRRLELRDTVTGQEQELAFRRLFGTDGAFSAVRSALQKTERYNYSQSYLDYGYKELNIEPGPDGEWLLEKNALHIWPRGQYMMIALPNLDGSFNCTLFFPYEGKHSFASLQTPAQVQAFFEEIFPDVVPLMPELTDEYFRNPTGSLVTIRCFPWAFDDDVLLLGDASHAIVPFYGQGMNAGFEDCTVLNELMEQLGDDWPAIFSQFQQQRKPNADAMAELAVYNFEEMRDRVGDPRFLLQKKIESKISAQYPDQWTPLYSQVTFSHTPYAEAWQSGREQEQIMSRLMSHIQTETDYDRPEVQALVAQEMAARS is encoded by the coding sequence ATGTCCTCCCAGCCTGTTTCTGCTCCCGATTCCGCTACTGCCGAGCCGCTTACCATTATGGGTGCGGGCTTGGTCGGCTCGTTGCTTTCCTTGTTTTTGGCCCGGCGCGGCCACCAGGTCGACGTCTACGAGCGGCGGGCCGATATGCGGCGGGGTGGGGCCGTGGAAGGCCGCTCCATCAACCTGGCGCTGTCGGACCGGGGCTGGCGGGCCCTGGAGGCCGTGGGCATCGGCGACGAAATCCGGCAGGTGGCCATTCCCATGTACCGCCGGGTGATGCACGACGTGCACGGTAACCTGAGCTTTCAGCCCTACGGCAAAGACAACCAGGCCATTTATTCCGTGTCGCGGGCGGGCCTCAACCGCACCCTGCTGACGCTGGCCGAAGCCGAGCCCCGCATCCGGCTGCACTTCAACCAGCAGCTGACCAGCCTCGACCCCCGCCACCGCCGCCTGGAGCTGCGCGACACTGTGACCGGGCAGGAGCAGGAACTTGCTTTCCGCCGCCTGTTCGGCACCGACGGGGCCTTTTCGGCCGTGCGCAGCGCCCTGCAGAAAACCGAGCGCTACAACTACTCCCAGAGCTACCTCGACTACGGCTACAAGGAACTCAACATCGAGCCCGGCCCCGACGGCGAGTGGCTGCTGGAAAAAAATGCCCTGCACATCTGGCCCCGGGGCCAGTACATGATGATAGCGCTGCCCAACCTCGACGGCTCGTTCAACTGCACCCTGTTTTTCCCCTACGAAGGCAAGCACTCCTTTGCTTCGCTGCAAACGCCGGCCCAGGTACAGGCCTTCTTCGAGGAAATTTTTCCCGACGTGGTGCCCCTGATGCCCGAACTCACCGACGAGTACTTCCGCAACCCCACGGGCTCCTTGGTCACCATCCGGTGCTTTCCCTGGGCCTTCGACGATGATGTGCTGCTGCTCGGCGACGCCTCCCACGCTATTGTGCCCTTCTACGGGCAGGGCATGAATGCGGGCTTCGAGGACTGCACCGTGCTCAACGAGCTCATGGAACAGCTCGGCGACGACTGGCCGGCCATCTTCAGCCAGTTTCAGCAGCAGCGCAAGCCCAACGCCGACGCCATGGCCGAGCTGGCCGTCTACAACTTCGAGGAAATGCGCGACCGGGTCGGCGACCCGCGCTTTTTGCTGCAGAAGAAGATTGAAAGCAAAATCTCGGCCCAGTACCCGGATCAGTGGACCCCACTCTACTCCCAGGTCACGTTTTCGCACACGCCCTATGCCGAAGCCTGGCAAAGCGGCCGGGAACAGGAGCAGATCATGAGCCGCCTCATGTCCCACATCCAGACCGAGACCGACTACGACCGGCCCGAGGTGCAGGCCCTCGTGGCCCAGGAAATGGCCGCGCGGAGTTAG
- the asnS gene encoding asparagine--tRNA ligase, with protein MSVRRSSVQELLHSQELEREVVVKGWVRTRRGNKYVQFIAINDGSGFNSIQVVADAENFPEEKLKADGVENGAAVMVRGKLVASQGKGQSVEIQASEISVYGKADTETYPLQKKGHSLEFLREIAHLRPRTNTFGAVLRIRHAMAFAVHQFFNDRGFYYVHTPIVTGSDAEGAGQMFRVTTLPDQNPPLTEDKSAVDYKQDFFGKQTNLTVSGQLEGEVTAMALGKVYTFGPTFRAENSNTARHLAEFWMIEPEVAFNDLQDNMDLAEDFLKYLVRYALDKCQDDLKFLNEQYDKELLGRLQFVVDNDFQRLNYTEAVEILKTAKQKFEFPVDWGTDLQSEHERYLVEKHFKKPVILTNYPKDIKAFYMKLNDDDKTVRAMDVLFPGIGEIIGGSEREENLEKLTKRMAEMHVPEHDLWWYLELRKYGTAPHSGFGLGFERLILFVTGMGNIRDVIPFPRFPKSAEF; from the coding sequence ATGTCTGTTAGAAGGTCGAGTGTGCAGGAGCTGCTCCACAGCCAGGAGCTGGAGCGCGAAGTAGTAGTGAAAGGCTGGGTGCGCACGCGCCGCGGCAATAAGTACGTGCAGTTCATTGCCATCAACGATGGTTCCGGCTTTAATTCGATTCAGGTGGTAGCCGACGCCGAAAACTTTCCCGAGGAAAAGCTCAAGGCCGACGGCGTCGAAAACGGCGCGGCCGTAATGGTGCGCGGCAAGCTCGTGGCTTCGCAGGGCAAAGGCCAGAGCGTCGAAATCCAGGCCTCGGAAATCAGCGTTTACGGCAAAGCTGACACGGAAACCTACCCGCTCCAGAAAAAAGGCCACTCGCTCGAATTCCTACGCGAAATTGCCCACCTGCGCCCCCGCACCAACACGTTTGGAGCCGTGCTGCGCATCCGGCACGCCATGGCTTTTGCCGTGCACCAGTTCTTCAACGACCGGGGCTTCTACTACGTGCACACGCCCATCGTGACGGGCTCTGATGCCGAAGGTGCCGGCCAGATGTTCCGCGTGACCACGCTGCCCGACCAGAACCCGCCGCTGACCGAGGACAAGTCGGCCGTGGATTACAAGCAGGACTTCTTCGGCAAGCAAACCAACCTGACCGTATCCGGGCAGCTGGAAGGCGAGGTTACGGCTATGGCCCTGGGCAAAGTCTATACCTTCGGCCCCACGTTCCGGGCCGAAAACTCCAACACCGCCCGCCACCTGGCCGAGTTCTGGATGATTGAGCCCGAAGTGGCCTTCAACGACCTGCAGGACAACATGGACCTGGCCGAGGACTTCCTCAAGTACCTGGTGCGCTACGCCCTGGACAAGTGCCAGGACGACCTCAAGTTCCTCAACGAGCAGTACGACAAGGAGCTGCTGGGCCGCCTGCAGTTCGTGGTCGACAACGACTTTCAGCGCCTGAACTACACCGAGGCGGTGGAAATTCTGAAAACGGCCAAGCAGAAGTTCGAGTTCCCCGTGGACTGGGGCACCGATTTGCAGAGCGAGCATGAGCGGTACCTGGTGGAGAAGCACTTCAAGAAGCCCGTTATCCTGACTAACTATCCCAAGGATATCAAGGCCTTCTACATGAAGCTCAACGACGACGACAAAACGGTGCGGGCCATGGACGTGCTCTTCCCCGGCATCGGCGAAATCATCGGTGGCTCGGAGCGGGAAGAAAACCTCGAGAAGCTTACCAAGCGCATGGCCGAAATGCACGTGCCCGAGCACGACCTGTGGTGGTACCTGGAGCTGCGCAAGTACGGCACCGCACCCCACTCGGGCTTCGGCCTGGGCTTCGAGCGTCTCATCCTGTTCGTCACCGGCATGGGCAACATTCGCGACGTTATTCCCTTCCCCCGCTTCCCCAAGAGCGCCGAGTTTTAG